The sequence below is a genomic window from Corythoichthys intestinalis isolate RoL2023-P3 chromosome 12, ASM3026506v1, whole genome shotgun sequence.
AGAATTGTGTAAAATATTAGCTTCCACAACGATGGCAGGATTCTCAATGTCGCCTTTGCTCTGAACCATTCTTAACTCCAGCTGTGCAGGGCTTGGCCTTTTCCCTGGTCCGGCTTTATCTGAAACATTACAGAGCATAAAGTTAACTTCAATAATACTGCAGTAATTTACCTCCGATAATTGTAGTGATTGCAGCCAACCCGTACAAACAAAGGTGGAAACTCATTATATTAAATGGccacaaataaaaatgaaataccaTTAGCATAAGTAATGGTCCGCTTAATTACGTGGTGCATGACCGAAACAGTCTTTTCACAGGCAGCCTGAGGGGAAAATAGAAAGAACAGTAGAATTGGCTGATCTGTCATTAGTAAATTTTAGTAGCTAGTCAAGAATTGAAAACTGGTAGATGTGTGTGGCTAAACCTTCAGGTCCTTGGGGTGATGGTGAGTCCAGGCAAGCAACAAAGCAGCAAACAAGTCTCCCGTCCCCACGAACACAGCATCAACTTTGGGGATGTTCATGCAAATCTTCTGAACAGTAAGGCTCCCATCTGGTTTTACTACACGTCAGAATGGACGGAAATATCAGTGTGTAACCACTGTTAGAAAATATTTGACTGCTTTACATGGCGAAAGCCACTGTAGTTCTCTACCTATTTTTTGGCTCCCAAGGGCCACCAGGTGCTGATCTCCTTGATTTGAAGGCAAGTCAGTACTAGTGAGTACAACAGTTTTTGGACCCATTTTGTGAAGTAGCTCCATTGCCTGAGGGTACATGACAAAATTAGATCACACTTATTGGATTGGTTTGTATAAAAAAGGCCATTAAATCTATACTCACCTCAAGAGCATCTTCTATTGAGCGGATTTTCCGTCCAGTTAACAGCCTATTGAAGAAATGGAGACATATACTGTAAACTTTATCTGTATTACTTATAACCATTTACTACCACATTTGTCCCATATTGCTTTATCCACCTTTGTACTTATTAAAAGGGAACTCACTCTGCCTCAAACTGATTGGGGGTAAGGATGTCGGCCAAAGGCACTACTTTGTCCCGATACACTGGCAGAAGTTCTTCTGGGACATACTGGAAAATGCAACAAATTGAATTTGAATGTATTTTCAGTTGAATTTTTCGCTTTAAAATTTAGACATTTATAATTATATTCATTACATATTGCTCTTAGGTAttttgcaggcatgaaaatgggtgtttgaagggtgtggaggaaatatgttccggtacactgtacaactcgggctgtcccaaacgactaattttctcccgatgagTCAGtcaactatttttacgattagtcaactaatctaataatttccccgtatccccccccccccccccccccttttttttttttttttttgtaaaaactaAATTAGCAATGCAATTGTTGTGACacctattaattcacaaaaacattttggaacagttaaattctttattaaagtacaaataaatacgtaaataacgacaataaataacaaacaatgaggtcaaatgctgatagcattaactagtgcaaaggaatggaatgtaaacagattcagaacactgacttcacctttccaacatgattcaaaacaataaaaatatctagcattaatattatactatactactatatacaacagtagtataataattattcattgccaatcagatttttcatgaaGGGTGTCATTTAAAGCTTAGTGTaggatctgaattctgaagtataaataagtattttattattttatagtatttattAAGTAAgcattttcatgtttgaagtgacaccttttaaccgcaagtttgcgttgcggagaagactgccaaggtCTGATagaaggctaaagtaggttgtctttttccccccattagcctcaatgtagcaatactaatgtttacagtgtttaatatagatgtgtttccttattttgtatgtctaaactttaattctacagcgtgttgatgaccattaaacatgtgaaaggaactggtctcatatgccatcagcgcgcacgcgcgcacgcaacgataaaacgcagctgtgaaaattaccgccctcatttttatttaccgtgggataaatggactcattgcaaatcacaacaggcttagcaacttcaataaaatagttagttagttagttagatggacttacgatctgccagcttgtaattGTTTCCGGTCGTCTTCCTAAATTACAACCGGGTGACGGcgttttaggtgttcattcacggccggcgtgtagccaagcttggcattgaagagacaggacacaacagtgtaccctcctttgtttcgttgaaataagtcaatgttttggccactctggtgcgcttttttggctttgtgccgctttccccgcttgcataccaagcggcagatgttaaaaaaaatctcccaaCCCCCCCtttaaaaatgttctcctcagatctacacaattcacgtaggtcaccctttttgacttcaaaacggcgaatttcgctgaaaggggagagattttcatgcctgattttaTGTACATTTCAAGGGGTCGTGAGTACTTAATTGGTTTTGGTTGTTACTGTGTACAACTCATATTTCCCCTATGCCGTCTGttactttgtgaaaattattatactgtgagcaattttaccacagaaaatggtgctaaaattagggtgcgctttatacacatgtacaagaattttcccaagattttacaggtaaatttcgggtgcgcgttatatttgggGAGTTACTGGGTATAAAGAAAATGAACCTGAGTGAATACTGTCATAACTTCATCAAGATTTATAAGAAACCATTTCTGTTTTACATTCTACAACGAGattgaaaataatttaaattatGCTCACCATTGCACCATGGTCTCCCAATACAGGGTCACAAACTGTTGAAaccagaaaaaaagccttaactACCAGTAGTTATATATTTGacgtttttaaaatttgatgGTATTGTACTCACCATATACCAAACTGGGATTGGCCTTCTTCAACTCTTGAATAATGTCAACAACGGCCATCAAGAAGGACGTGTCCCTGCTGTACCCTTAAGGAAAAACGTAAAAACTAAACATTTGCTTTAAACTATATGCAAATGTAAACTTAACTTGAACTTGTAAAAACTGTACGAGAATTTCACAAACCTGTGAGAATGTAGTCATAGTGGTTGACCTTATTGAGCTTGATGCCCTCATACAGCACATTGAGCTCATCAGCTTTCAATACTTGACCCTTCCAATGGGCGTAGCCTAGAATATGAAACTAAAGTTGtaatactgatttttttttaatgactaacTCTAGATTCCCAAACAGAAACATACTATTTGATGGGCtgtatttttagaaaaaaaacaacttttcttttctttcttgtcATTGACCTAATGTAACACAATCTTTCATAAACAGAGCCTCCACACTGACTACAAGGATGTCTTTATCAGGCTGCCAGTTTCCCCCTTTTTAGGTGCCCCTTCACCATGAACCCACAATAAACCCCCACAGCTGTGCAGACTGCAAATGAATGGAGATACAAACATGCAAACAGAGCACCAAGTTCAATATGGGCCCTTCGCTGACCCAGAACACCTCCTGTAGTGAGAAAGCTTTTAGAGGAGAAAACACTCAGACATACGAtggaacatttttaaaggacATTTTCACTTATGGGATCACATTACAGCAGGGCATTTTACCTGTATAAAACAGTTTTCCCTTTTAGAAGAGCAGTAATGAAAAATCAATCTTACATGCTTCTTTGTAAATTCTTTCCATATTTAGGCATTCACATTCTTCACATACTTTGGTGTACAAACACATGATCTAATTATAATTCTCTCGGAACCCTGTTTTGACCCTAAGTTTCAACCATGCATCAGTTTACCATGCTGCTAATGCTCGCTAGGGTTGTGTGTGAATTGAAATTTACTCTAGCTGACTTTGGCAAAAATGTTACACACAGGACTGGTTACCAGCCAGTCACAGGAATACTCTGACTGTATGTGGAAAGACTAAAACAaaggaaatacagtggtacctctacatatgaagttaactcTTTCCAGGGCCGTGTTTGTAAGTCGATATGGTTGTATGtccagcaggattttcccataatacATTATCAACCCATTAATTCGTTCAACAGCCCGAAAACATAcacaaaatccttaataaatactgctggtactattacaaatggcaattacacacagcaaaacaaataattaataaaaaccggaataataaaattataatgattattcctgtaataatgtaacgaatcgggttctaatttggcggacgtgttttgtagggttgttccgatcatgtttttttgctcccgatccgatcgttttagtttgagtatctgccgatcccgatatttcccgatgcgattgcttttttttttgctcccgattcaattccaatcactcccgatattttttccgatcatatacattttggcaatgcattaagaaaaaaatgaataaatctcggacgaatatatacattcaacatacagtacataagtactgtatttgtttattatgacaataaatcctcaagatggcattgacattattaacattctttctgtgagagggatccacgggtagaaagacttgtaattcttaaaggataaatgtgactttgtatattgtgactaaatattgccatctagtgtatttgttgagctttcagtaaatgatactgcagccatttaacttctgcccaaatgcatgatgggaagtgcaaccatgactgtgcgtagggctaccaattgatatatcttctctgcgttgggaaagaacatagggtgttaaggaaatgaTCAActcctacctttcttccccacattcccACGTTATATTTAATTACTGAGAgaagtattgtaaggctttagcctcttaaaaaatggctccaaaggctgtcagaattctctctactcattatacgctgccttttagcgctatctataggtataaCAGCGTccgtatagattgaacgcgacaatgcgtgagtgggtcgtgcagcgcatgtgttaatgaATAATTACTTAAtgtgattaaattaaaaaaaaaaaaaaattaccgccgttaacgcaataaatttgatagccctactttaagccaaaactactctggatgagtgtaagacattttgtctgtaacgttaaataaatttagaaaacgatttagataatattatatatatatatatatatatatatatatatttaaaaaaggcatgtccgatatttttttgccgattccgatactttgaaaatgacatgatcggacccgatcgatcatctTTAGTGTTTTGTGTGCTGTACTTGAAAGCACCGCatcgctgacgtgacagagagcgGGACAGGTGCGGTTGAGATATTaccttctcttttaatgttttgtttagaACACCGTcacctgcggcggacagtaggcgtgttgtgttgcacaagttctgcaataaattatataaacctgatgaagctggcgatttcaccACACtaataactgtcaccttaacttataacgactggcgaacggaggtcggagggtgACCGTGGAAATTGTCGACATTCTACAGCAGTATTGTTGAGCCGTTCATGGATGGGCACCCcacgttcatatttttctatcatttctatcttcatttcaatgataaGTCAccattttccttgtttcaccaataGACGGATCTCCTATTCAGGCGAAATAGACGattgccttaggcccccaaccagctgcccttgccccaacgagcaagggcttgggctttGGTATAAATTCTTTTTTAGGATGAACAtggattttttgatttttaaaaaaatattgtttagacattgtttttttccttaatttttaTTCCTTTTTCTTGCCTGCTCGTATGGCATTGTTTCACTTCTGCTTTTGCTGTATCAACTCAAAAGGGGAAGTGACTGGCCATGTTGGCTTGCAGTCAgtttgttttgtactttttaGATGATTTTCTTGTGTAATAATTTTTATGACTGGGGCAGATATAATACGACTAGTTGTTTTCTGCTCCTTTTATTGTTTCTGATAAGATTATGTTCTAGTGGggagttttgggtttttttagtGAATGAGATGAAGAACAAGAGAAAAATGTCCATTTACTCCCTGTCATTTTTTTACAGTAAGATGTCGCACTGATTTAtgttaaagaaaaatattttgtgtgacTAATGTTGGTTATGAACAATAGAATTTATCCATTTTATTTTTAGTATTATATGATAAGGATGGACAGATTTCCAAGACATTTTAGACCTTTAAATTTTTGTATTCAGGCTACAAAGaagattttgttttgaaatattttgggGGTATAATTATATTATGATGTTGGTTGGTTGGTGTTATACtcatatatagcgcttttccacctttcatagTAAACTACTataatatagtagtatactataataatattgccagattttttttaaataattgttttgaataatgttggaaaggcaaagtcagtgttctgaatctgtttactttccattcttttgcactagtaaatgctatcagcatttaacctcattgtttatttgtgattaattattgttatttacatgattatttgtactttaataaagaatttaagtgttccaaaatagttttgtgaattaatacacgtcaacaaaaattacattgctaaattagtaaaaaaaaaaagaaaattattagattagtcgattaatcgtaaaactagtcggctgactaatcaggagaaaatttgtcgcttAGGACAGTCCAAGTGTACCAGAAcacatttcctccacacccttctcacctttttaacccctgacccatgaaaagggcccctggatatgttcaccttaggccccaaaattgccaagtccgccactggtttcaccacctgcactagctctcttggaacctgtgttgatttgtctcaagaaaatctgccgtgtgtccgtctgcagcgctgtcatgtcgtcgtatttcgagcatgtcgaggATGTAGAAaccaatggcgagtcaaattttacgttggatgacgAAAAGATCGCGTGTCGAAACGTtcttatgtcgaggtaccactgtacagtacaATATAAAGTTGGACTctcacaacacaaaaaaaaaaaatcaatgacacCATCGTCCTTGTTACAAACTAGTGTGTTACAAACATTAAACTAATTATTGGCAGTTGATTATTTTTTACTTGTTTAGTGGATTGATTGTTTAAtaacagtaaaaacaaaaacaagcactAAAGACGACATGTATTGTATGTAGGGCACTCTGAAACAACATGGTGCTGCTAGACAACTATCATGCGTGTTGAACATCTACTCAACCTCAAACTGTACACGTTAACGGCATTTTTCTTTCGCAAGGGAGGCAAAGTACGAAGGGGCAGTTGTTAACTAGTACGCTATATAAGATCTTTATCTACACATTCATGTTGACTGGTTAAAAAGGGGCAATGGACTTTCCATTTAGtagggcaactgtcaaaacaaacCAACCTGTGTGGTTGGAGAATTGCACAGAGTTTATGGAGTCTACTTCAAAGCCCAGAACCTGACAAAAAAAAGAGACAAAAGAGCAGCGATTTAAAAAGCGAACAATCATGTTGCTGGAAAATCAGTGATGAGCTTGGGACGACCACTAGGAATGTCAATAATGTACAAACacatttacacattatacaacACCGTCAGAGGCGGGCAgactagccaaaaattgtactcaggtacaggcagaggtgggtagtaatgtacTGCATGTacttcgttacatttacttgagtaactttttgagaaaaatgtacttctaagagtagtttcactaagctatactttttacttttacttgattagatttgtgaagaaaaaacgctatgCTACagtttactccgctactttgggctacacaaaagtccttacatttttcctctattCTACaaattagatttatttttttgccagcaatgccaAAAGTAAAAATttgcctggtgtattaccggAGTAGcgctaccgatttcaccaatgagatgtcgcaacaattatcacatgactccattataccaatcagacacaagcttgctgttcttcagaagaggcttcctcctggggtgacagccatgcacaccaatttgatgtagagtaaggcgtatggtctgagcactaacagcctgaccccccacctcttcaatctcagcagcaatgctgacagcactcctgtaacgagtcacgtgacattttggagggaaaattacaagcaatactcaatttggacatttggggatgtgcattttttataggggtgtactcacttttgttgccaggggtttagatattaatagctacattttgagtaattttgaggggaaaataaataaactctattttatcagctgcacacagactactttttattatgtcaaagtttcattttgtcagtgttgtcccatgaaaagatatacttaaatatctgcagaaatgcgaggggtgtactcacgtttgtgatacactgtatgtttaaaaaaaaaaacaaaaaaaaaaacaaaaacaaattggcATTGCAAAAATTGCACAAATTAATTCTAGTAGAGATGCTGGCATTTGAGAAAATATTCAATATAATAAAATCTTTACAAAAAAGTTTCGGTGGCTTTAAGAGACAAAAAGGCTATGCACATGTAAGACTTTCGTAACTACTGACGCTGTTCAGTTACATTGAACGCATCTGCTCTCTCGAAGCCGATCGTATGCTGCGTTCACGGTACAGTGTTAGAAATTATCTCTCGTTTGCATTCATTACTTTTCATGCATTAtccaattttattttaatgtgaAATGTGTGGACAGGTCCTGAAATATATTAAGAATAATTATgctaaagtaaataaaaaagacAACGCTCTTAACGACAGGAACTATTAATAGTTTCACGTGATATTGAGACAAGAGCAGTCATGTTAGCTAAGGAGCTACAGacattggaacaaaaaccaaatTCACCTGCAGAGGGAAAGTCGCCGACTTATTTCCAACGTATCCTCGGACCACATGACTCTGAATTGACAACACGCGACATTCCATCGCTGCAATGGGCCAAACTGGATTTAAAAACAAAGAACGGAGAGAACAGAGAGGAACCGTCCAAGAGCACCAGGTACACTTTGCACATCCCCGGACGCGCAGAAAGTTAACATGGAGCCTGTCGAAGTAGTCAGCTGAAAAGGGCGACTATAGAAACGCCCACCTCCCACACTGAACTcttgtttttttaacccataggcTGTCCCTCAAATTGCTTTCTCGTGGGTTGGTTGAACCATCCTCTTCTTCTATTGTATTTAGCAGGATAAGCGCTACAATATGGGGTATTACTGCCCTCCTCAGGTGAAATTTGTCAACTACAGTTAAACAAACCTAGTTTTGAATCGTTCAAAAACATAGCCTTACGTCGAAACTTTCAGAAAAATCCactttcatttgttaaacagaggatcggaatcgatttaaaaaaagttttaaaaatgtatttattttcaagtATTAATTCATTAGCTGTCATTAATGGCAATGGAcgtgcaatccattttgacaggcaAGAGGTCGCTGCCGCTGCCgaccccagtcaaattggattggacgtccatcaccaACAGCAGTAAAACATGATCACTAAATGCCAGACCTCCtatttgaaatggatttgatgtcagtaactgtcaatggcaatgaatggGTTGAGggctacaagcaacaaaataacagaaaaatcgAAGTATAaggatactgaaaaatatgcatactgtatttatatttaCTCTACTGAACCAAACTTTGCAGAACAAAGAGAAAATGTCCAGCGATAAAATCAAGAAAATCACGAGCAAGATAGCTGAAGTGATTGTTTATCATTGTTTTGATACAAGTTAATttatacaaaacaaaatactCAAATTCAGCAGTTTCTGACACTAATTTCAACATGTCAGATTTTGACCCCCGAGCTAATGACGAGGCACTGTTTAAGTGACTAGCTCTAGCTAGTGTTAAAACTGAAAAGTACAACAGAATGTAGGCTGAATTTAAGCTTTTTGGGCAGACTATGTTCAATGATAGTTTCGTCATATGCTGCGGGTcaataaaaactgggcagtGGGCCACAGTTAGCCCGCTGGTcgaagtttggacaccactgcctTATATTGTATAATGTCAATATGGTCTTCCCAACTGCCCCCATTAACACGAGACAGAATTTATCAACATTTTCACAATTCCTTCACTCATAATAAAGATTTTGCCGAGTGAGCATTTCAATTCATTCTTACATCAAACCGAACAATCAAACACCTCCATCTTGAAAAACTTTTAGCCTGTCGAATTAAAATTCTACCTACGCAAACTTGCACATACAGGTATGTATACCATAAGATGAAAAGAACAAGCTATAAatattagtggtgtcaacaataatcgatgcggcgatgcatcccgatgcggggcatggacgattcgattcgatgcgggcaacaagccgaatcgattcagcgcattttaaaataaataagtacgttcaaaaatcttccctgcgcaattccggtgatgcaatggatttggtttccccatttgtattattattgtcatgtttcattttttacacactacataactctggtcaagtttcccaccaacctcatagaagccaaaatgtctccagatgtcagctttcaatgtcttaggtgcatcaagaatctttcttgctccctctttctccgcttcagccattgttatgttatgtcctatctcttagaggttagatcttgtgcctgagttcgggttcgggcccaaaatgttaagcattcacgttcgtgttgggtcgggtcgggccgccccgcgccggactaataaattataaaaaaaataaattaaaaaaaagggataaaaccgagagcaggctctctgtattgtgcatttgcttgtgcactcacatgaagcagtggcgccgcccgctttttcatcttctcctccgctgtggcgcttgcgattcgttacgaaagacacttttatttatgcacacaaaggcaacacaaatgtgatccttttgaatcctctcctctgtgtttctgcaaactgtttttttttatttttatttttttttattaaactttcccagtgttatttcgttgtgtaaatgattttataatgatcacaaaaatatgtagactatttaaacattaagaaaacttgtgttttttttctgccaactgagaattcgtaacgaaagacactttttttatgcacacaaaggcaacacaaatgtaattcttttgaatcctctcctctgtgtgtctgcaaactcgtttttaaaaaaaaataaaaaaaattaaactttcccagcgttatttcgttgtgtcgttgtgtaaatgattttataatgatcacatAAATATgtggactatttaaacattaagaaacatacgtttttttctgccatctcgaagaaatggacataaattgctgctgctgcgtttttttttgtttttttttggtcgcGTCACTCCAatccgggtcgggcttcaataccagcgggccgtgtcgggtcgggctggattttttaggccccatctaacctctactatctctctgctctctcaattgcaaaaaaatgatatttcctcatgttgaaacagattgttatggctgctaaaatgctgctgcgcttcattttaattcattattttttattgttatgtggtcgttactgattgcatttctaagttgattgcacatatatagtgggctaggccaacattttacttttgttctacattgcaatttagttggatgttttgtttgcaactgaactgatccctggattgatattgcgataaagatgctgctgcactacaatattttctttgtcgctttctttaatatttaggtcaatatttttatcgatgggttgttgtgactaaaatacagtggctgttattactgattttgcacaggagttcagatgttgcactgtgtgaaaggctgctactgtgtgttaaaaaaaaagagaaagccctggtctcattcaaagcaccaattaaatgctgtgatctgttttttgttttttaaaaaaatatatacatctaatagtattttcatttgacttcaaccaggagtgacacaagagccaataaaaagttgtttaatgtctgaccgcttgtgttgcttcatgattcacgaaaaatatgctttgctttagaattttaatgcatcccaggctttaaggcatcgcgatgcattgccgaatcgaaccgaatcgaatcgtgaccctctgaatcgaatcgaattgaatcgaatcgtggccctccgaatcgtaatcgaatcgaatcgtgagggcagtaccgatgcacacctctaataaataTTATTTTGCCACAACAATAGTACATGTAGTATATCACAGTTTTGCAAACAAAGTCTATAATTCAATTATGGTTCCAAAATTTTGGAACTGTAATTTTTCAACCGGATTTACACAGAAATATGAAGTAATCAATCGTGTCATGCAGTACTCATTAATCCACTGATAGTACGATGATTATAACCTTAGCCATCTTTGCTTTTCAACAGCCTGACTAAACCTgtcttttgttcattttaccaccAGATGGCAGCTCAAGCCTTGAACAAGCCCTTTCATTCGGACAAAATTTTTCAACCAGAAGAATCCATactatttacttttgttttctgatttctgtttttgatattttgtatcgCAGCTATTGTCATACAAACAAGAAGTGAAAGTCCAGCAACATGAAGCACTTTACCTGAATGCATT
It includes:
- the LOC130927574 gene encoding pyridoxal kinase-like isoform X1 — translated: MECRVLSIQSHVVRGYVGNKSATFPLQVLGFEVDSINSVQFSNHTGGVLGQRRAHIELGALFACYAHWKGQVLKADELNVLYEGIKLNKVNHYDYILTGYSRDTSFLMAVVDIIQELKKANPSLVYVCDPVLGDHGAMYVPEELLPVYRDKVVPLADILTPNQFEAELLTGRKIRSIEDALEAMELLHKMGPKTVVLTSTDLPSNQGDQHLVALGSQKIVKPDGSLTVQKICMNIPKVDAVFVGTGDLFAALLLAWTHHHPKDLKAACEKTVSVMHHVIKRTITYANDKAGPGKRPSPAQLELRMVQSKGDIENPAIVVEANILHNS
- the LOC130927574 gene encoding pyridoxal kinase-like isoform X2, with amino-acid sequence MECRVLSIQSHVVRGYVGNKSATFPLQVLGFEVDSINSVQFSNHTGYAHWKGQVLKADELNVLYEGIKLNKVNHYDYILTGYSRDTSFLMAVVDIIQELKKANPSLVYVCDPVLGDHGAMYVPEELLPVYRDKVVPLADILTPNQFEAELLTGRKIRSIEDALEAMELLHKMGPKTVVLTSTDLPSNQGDQHLVALGSQKIVKPDGSLTVQKICMNIPKVDAVFVGTGDLFAALLLAWTHHHPKDLKAACEKTVSVMHHVIKRTITYANDKAGPGKRPSPAQLELRMVQSKGDIENPAIVVEANILHNS